From Callospermophilus lateralis isolate mCalLat2 chromosome 5, mCalLat2.hap1, whole genome shotgun sequence, a single genomic window includes:
- the LOC143400392 gene encoding sperm motility kinase 2B-like, protein MDSQSSESSGVEQGPSSCKSTDLRDQYEVLRDIGQGGFGQIKLARHCLTGAQVAVKVLQKKGKKLQVLSELNMMKSLEHPNVIQLFQVIETHGNIYLVMEHADGGELLDQVPLGGMQEEEARRLFREVVYAVAYCHDKGMVHRDLKPKNIMLDANGHIKLIDFGFSTWVTPGQKLKDFWGTLSYIAPEIIQRQAYEGPPVDIWSLGVTLYFMLTGKLPFMGSTRKETVRQIVLGLYPDPPHVSLAARMLIYQMLTLDPRKRPTAKQILRHIWLMQGERHLPPNYHEALLKQPDPEILTIMFDMGYDLRKTWMSLAKRKFNAAMATYLLLQHQKSQGQGFMFQGKPVPPMVKPQPCPLDPSHSPVLPIRSPSEPALRTYPLPCEPPLPEEANHLGQKHFRRASQPPIHFHFPPARTPTPGLASQSDSGQLHTSRKLWKRVTRGIATCVRQLCCCIPHVSNVVAPM, encoded by the coding sequence ATGGATAGCCAGAGTAGTGAGAGTAGTGGAGTGGAGCAGGGGCCTAGCTCCTGCAAGAGTACGGACCTGAGGGACCAGTATGAGGTCCTGAGGGACATTGGGCAGGGTGGGTTTGGCCAGATCAAACTAGCCCGCCATTGCCTCACTGGGGCACAGGTGGCAGTGAAAGTCCTgcagaagaaagggaagaaactcCAGGTCCTCTCTGAACTGAATATGATGAAGAGCCTGGAGCATCCCAACGTGATCCAGTTATTTCAGGTCATTGAGACCCATGGAAATATCTACCTGGTGATGGAGCACGCAGATGGGGGCGAGCTATTGGACCAAGTCCCGCTGGGTGGCATGCAGGAGGAAGAAGCACGCAGACTGTTTCGGGAGGTAGTGTATGCCGTGGCCTACTGCCATGACAAGGGCATGGTGCACCGAGACCTGAAGCCAAAGAACATCATGCTGGACGCCAACGGTCACATCAAACTAATCGATTTTGGCTTCAGCACCTGGGTCACACCAGGCCAGAAACTGAAGGATTTCTGGGGCACTCTCTCATACATTGCCCCCGAAATTATCCAGAGGCAAGCATATGAGGGCCCCCCAGTGGACATCTGGAGCCTGGGCGTCACTCTGTATTTTATGTTGACAGGGAAGCTCCCATTTATGGGATCCACCCGTAAGGAGACGGTGCGGCAGATCGTGCTGGGATTGTACCCTGACCCTCCCCACGTTTCTCTGGCAGCACGGATGCTCATTTACCAAATGCTGACCCTGGACCCCAGGAAGCGGCCCACAGCCAAGCAGATCCTTCGGCACATATGGCTGATGCAGGGTGAGCGGCATTTACCCCCTAATTATCATGAGGCACTCCTCAAACAGCCAGACCCCGAAATACTGACCataatgtttgatatgggttatgaTCTACGCAAGACCTGGATGTCCCTGGCCAAGAGAAAGTTCAATGCGGCCATGGCTACGTACCTCTTACTTCAGCACCAGAAAAGCCAGGGGCAGGGCTTCATGTTCCAGGGGAAGCCTGTGCCTCCCATGGTTAAGCCTCAGCCATGCCCCCTGGATCCTTCCCATTCCCCTGTCCTCCCAATAAGGAGCCCCAGTGAGCCTGCCCTTCGCACCTACCCCTTGCCCTGTGAGCCTCCTCTGCCTGAGGAGGCCAATCACTTAGGGCAGAAGCATTTCAGGAGGGCCAGCCAGCCGCCTATTCACTTCCACTTCCCACCTGCAAGAACCCCCACACCTGGGTTAGCCTCCCAGTCTGACTCTGGGCAACTCCACACCAGCAGAAAGCTCTGGAAGCGGGTAACTAGGGGGATTGCTACCTGTGTCCGACAACTGTGCTGTTGCATACCACATGTCAGCAATGTGGTGGCTCCAATGTAA